In the genome of Bombus affinis isolate iyBomAffi1 chromosome 7, iyBomAffi1.2, whole genome shotgun sequence, one region contains:
- the LOC126918562 gene encoding uncharacterized protein LOC126918562 isoform X2, with amino-acid sequence MAQYYNFVTNASGTLTLEEVQRICSVEGQSVQLVVEDINNGGNGSQQFLAYTTAPQNSGQPIFSQQINLGSQISATQLDQGQNVFIIKTNSNELTSPQGVLKATTVNDNTVGGNIVNIVDNKGSKTFIGCNNDGQQIQWIKMQENSINVNAISKQNALISEKIQTGNLNESQNNTSSQNLLHGLCELSSSNTEIVKRKPLKSYQNRNRLSTNSVQIGTSSIDRVNVTNNIGNQIPNANASIRASTPFCNKTISPIGQNVTQISTQVHSPLSKVHSRPQAPTLPKSSLKVQQPKMEQTRLKQMQNQRQKQTTPQKSQYEQSPLSPPSQNMLNAMDVESLESSSLSEKDPINQQSFPSQTDSENGSTESIAYLEKVIHNPTNTKVQPQIQGNTAKMLVMLSNGEQRLITFDIPNEDCTVQDLLEQANIVFCGKTSVSLVSDPMLGINYIVEAGPGAVASYDMSENDSSQDSANTNLDNSHSSPDENSNPVQQNEEPIYIEGMLAVCSHCGISSIDFNRCLRCKRKLPKDVKSISMTMGMQEKKETMLTIDTFYKKNNERNSSAKLEKLERDGSVYKRGRGRGRGGVSRPRPIHKEPECLTISSDEEEEGKIKKSDGSSNNIFSNDASNNFSEEMETILEKEPVITNNSISSMSSDYAMESEDIKDNSLQSPHTSLLCRTVRIGSYKYVPRERVIISQTGVRFGVPLLEDDKTFVALEVKIQDIVKVLIHFGKAMPVLFFYTSTNTGAMIRELLGMQDPKGPYYDPAGKDHTHKRITLLPEKLSEESKVVLKSLFSRRRLLEELSSKEANDILVRASPKDKLKVQSSSRKENQTGTTTNSNVNGGIQTITVYPPPPAKGGIAINTEDYLCLGEDQFLNDVIIDFYLKYLTLEVLSESDQHRTHVFSSYFYKRLTSPHAQAGESNVPLSPAAKRHARVQKWTKNVNIFEKDFIIIPINEHAHWFLAIICFPGLVGKVFAQPKRCDENDVRKTVQKSKKLKEVKLQAVTIGSTTLKPVTTTVTIDQGDDGSERDEAEGDDEEMEMDSEDDDESENAENKGLSPNVEPNVQQEKETIKVPCILIFDSLAGASRARVVATLRDYLSCEYVAKMGNEKVFSKDTIKGASLKVPQQSNFTDCGLYVLQYVESFFKNPIKDYTLPIKTLKNWFEEIVVTRKREELSKLLINLMIAGKGDRNITIPTVNFPTQDGKLKTKAENQVDIKSAKTDIEDKKKPILDGENRISNNMPNQTENTEPTTEVVSRTTYQIIPYSPCTSSSSSESNSTEMFTETKTPHPRSSSETMSYLKSKRISRLMIKTENQDDSQAAKKHKGESFDSCK; translated from the exons ATGGCACAATATTATAATTTCGTGACCAATGCCAGTGGTACATTAACACTTGAAGAAGTGCAGAGAATTTGCTCTGTTGAGGGACAAAGTGTACAATTAGTTGTTGAAGACATAAATAATGGTGGTAATGGTTCTCAACAATTTTTGGCTTATACCACTGCACCACAAAACAGCGGGCAACCGATATTTTCACAGCAAATTAATTTAGGGAGTCAAATTTCTGCAACACAATTGGATCAAGG ACAAAACGTTTTTATAATCAAAACAAATTCAAATGAATTAACTTCACCCCAAGGTGTATTAAAAGCTACGACAGTAAATGATAATACTGTAGGAGGGAACATTGTAAACATTGTGGATAATAAAG GTTCCAAAACATTTATAGGTTGTAATAATGATGGACAACAAATACAATGGATAAAAATGCAAGAAAATAGTATTAATGTAAATGCAATTTCAAAACAGAATGCATTGATATCAGAAAAAATTCAAACTGGCAATTTAAATGAAAGTCAAAATAATACTTCTTCACAA aatcTTCTACATGGACTTTGTGAATTATCTTCATCGAATACTGAAATTGTAAAAAGAAAACCACTTAAATCATACCAAAACAGAAATCGATTATCAACAAATAGTGTACAAATAGGAACATCATCCATTGACAGGGTGAATGTAACAAATAACATTGGAAATCAAATACCAAACGCTAATGCGTCTATCAGAGCATCTACACCATTTTGTAATAAAACAATTAGTCCCATTGGACAGAATGTGACACAAATTTCTACACAAGTACATTCTCCTTTGAGTAAAGTTCATAGTAGACCTCAAGCTCCTACCTTGCCAAAAAGTTCCTTAAAAGTGCAACAGCCTAAAATGGAACAAACAAGATTAAAACAAATGCAAAATCAAAGACAG aaacaaACCACACCGCAAAAATCTCAGTATGAACAATCACCACTTTCACCTCCATCTCAAAATATGCTTAATGCTATGGATGTTGAATCTCTGGAATCTTCATCACTCAGTGAAAAAGATCCAATAAATCAACAAAGTTTTCCTTCACAAACTGATTCAGAAAATGGTTCTACTGAAAGTATCGCTTATCTTGAAAAAGTTATTCATAATCCAACAAATACTAAAGTTCAACCTCAGATACAAGGAAATACTGCAAAAATGTTAGTTATGCTTTCGAATGGTGAACAGAGATTAATTACATTTGACATACCTAACGAAGATTGTACAGTTCAAGATTTACTGGAGCAG GCAAATATTGTATTTTGTGGAAAAACAAGTGTTTCTTTAGTTTCTGATCCTATGTTGGGTATTAATTATATTGTAGAAGCTGGGCCTGGTGCAGTTGCTTCATATGATATGAGTGAAAATGATAGTTCTCAAGATAGTGCAAATACTAATTTAGACAATTCTCATAG TTCGCCAGATGAGAATAGTAATCCTGTACAACAAAATGAG GAACCTATATATATTGAAGGAATGTTGGCTGTCTGTTCCCATTGTGGTATCAGTTCTATTGACTTTAATCGATGTCTAAGATGTAAAAGAAAATTACCCAAAGATGTGAAATCTATATCAATGACAATGGGTAtgcaagaaaagaaagaaacaatgcTAACTATTGAC ACCTTTTACAAGAAAAATAACGAACGAAATTCATCGGCAAAATTAGAGAAATTAGAGCGAGATGGGTCTGTGTATAAAcgtggaagaggaagaggaagaggcggCGTTTCAAGACCAAGGCCTATTCATAAAGAGCCAG AGTGTCTGACAATATCATCTGACGAAGAGGAGGAAggcaaaattaaaaaatcggACGGCTCTAGTAAcaatatattttcaaacgaCGCAAGTAATAATTTTAGTGAAGAAATGGAAACCATTCTTGAGAAGGAACCAGTAATTACGAACAATTCTATTTCTAGCATGAGTTCTGATTATGCTATGGAGAGTGAAGATATTAAAG atAATTCTCTTCAATCTCCACATACTTCTTTGTTGTGTCGAACAGTAAGGATAGGATCTTATAAATATGTTCCTCGAGAGAGAGTCATAATCTCGCAAACTGGAGTAAGATTTGGTGTACCCCTATTAGAAGATG ACAAAACTTTCGTAGCATTAGAAGTTAAAATCCAAGATATAGTAAAAGTGCTAATTCATTTTGGCAAAGCCATGCCAGTGCTTTTCTTTTATACATCTACTAATACTGGAGCTATGATTCGCGAATTATTAGGAATGCAGGATCCAAAAGGGCCATATTATGATCCTGCTGGGAAAG ATCATACACATAAACGGATAACTTTACTACCAGAGAAATTATCCGAAGAATCAAAAGTTGTGCTAAAATCTTTGTTTTCGCGAAGACGCTTGTTAGAAGAATTAAGCTCAAAAGAGGCAAATGATATCCTTGTACGAGCATCGCCGAAAGAT AAGCTAAAAGTACAAAGCTCATCTAGAAAAGAAAATCAAACTGGAACAACAACTAATTCGAATGTCAATGGCGGTATACAGAC GATAACTGTATATCCTCCACCACCTGCAAAAGGTGGTATAGCGATTAATACTGAAGATTATTTATGTCTTGGGGAGGATCAGTTTTTAAACGATGTAATTATAGACTTCTATCTAAAATATTTGACACTGGAGGTGTTATCAGAATCTGATCAACATAGAACTCATGTATTcagttcatatttttataaacgattAACAAGTCCACATGCTCAAGCAGGTGAAAGTAATGTACCTCTTTCACCAGCTGCCAAGAGACATGCAAGAGTACAAAAGTGGACGAAAAACGTTAACATATTTGAAAAAGATTTCATTATAATTCCTATAAATGAACA TGCCCATTGGTTTTTGGCTATTATTTGTTTCCCTGGTTTGGTGGGTAAAGTTTTTGCACAGCCAAAACGATGCGATGAAAATGATGTTCGCAAGACTGtacaaaaaagtaaaaaattaaaggaaGTAAAACTACAAGCTGTCACGATTGGAAGTACAACTCTCAAACCAGTGACAACTACTGTGACTATAGATCAAGGTGATGATGGTTCAGAAAGAGATGAAGCTGAAGGTGATGATGAAGAAATGGAGATGGATAGCGAAGATGAT GATGAATCAGAAAATGCAGAAAATAAAGGTTTATCTCCGAATGTCGAACCAAATGTACAGCAGGAGAAAGAGACTATAAAAGT aCCCTGCATATTAATATTTGACTCTCTTGCGGGGGCAAGTAGAGCACGTGTAGTAGCTACATTAAGAGATTACTTAAGCTGTGAGTATGTTGCAAAAATGGGAAATGAGAAAGTGTTTTCGAAAGATACTATTAAAGGAGCATCGTTGAAAGTTCCTCAGCAATCAAATTTCACTGATTGCGGATTATATGTATTACAATACGTAGAGAGCTTCTTTAAA aatcCCATTAAAGATTATACGTTGCCAATAAAGACACTGAAAAATTGGTTTGAGGAAATAGTAGTAACAAGGAAAAGGGAAGAACTCTCTAAACTATTGATTAACTTAATGATTGCAGGAAAAGGAGATAGAAACATAACAATACCGACTGTAAATTTTCCCACACAAGATGGTAAACTAAAAACTAAGGCTGAGAACCAGGTTGATATAAAATCTGCGAAAACAGATATTGAAGACAAGAAAAAGCCTATATTAGATGGGGAAAATCGTATTAGTAATAATATGCCAAatcaaacagaaaatacagaacCAACTACTGAGGTAGTTAGTAGAACTACATACCAGATCATTCCGTATTCTCCATGTACAAGTTCTAGTTCATCCGAAAGTAATTCAACAGAAATGTTTACTGAGACTAAGACTCCACATCCAAG ATCATCAAGCGAAACAATGTCCTACTTAAAGTCAAAACGGATTTCCAGGTTAATGATAAAAACTGAGAATCAAGATGATTCTCAAGCGGCCAAAAAGCACAAAGGAGAGTCATTTGATTCTTGTAAATAA
- the LOC126918562 gene encoding uncharacterized protein LOC126918562 isoform X1, whose product MAQYYNFVTNASGTLTLEEVQRICSVEGQSVQLVVEDINNGGNGSQQFLAYTTAPQNSGQPIFSQQINLGSQISATQLDQGQNVFIIKTNSNELTSPQGVLKATTVNDNTVGGNIVNIVDNKGSKTFIGCNNDGQQIQWIKMQENSINVNAISKQNALISEKIQTGNLNESQNNTSSQNLLHGLCELSSSNTEIVKRKPLKSYQNRNRLSTNSVQIGTSSIDRVNVTNNIGNQIPNANASIRASTPFCNKTISPIGQNVTQISTQVHSPLSKVHSRPQAPTLPKSSLKVQQPKMEQTRLKQMQNQRQVQNDQRLQGNNMQRLSNIASQPVQSSLNNPRQQTTTNSVQQKQMSSSSQLQFQKQTTPQKSQYEQSPLSPPSQNMLNAMDVESLESSSLSEKDPINQQSFPSQTDSENGSTESIAYLEKVIHNPTNTKVQPQIQGNTAKMLVMLSNGEQRLITFDIPNEDCTVQDLLEQANIVFCGKTSVSLVSDPMLGINYIVEAGPGAVASYDMSENDSSQDSANTNLDNSHSSPDENSNPVQQNEEPIYIEGMLAVCSHCGISSIDFNRCLRCKRKLPKDVKSISMTMGMQEKKETMLTIDTFYKKNNERNSSAKLEKLERDGSVYKRGRGRGRGGVSRPRPIHKEPECLTISSDEEEEGKIKKSDGSSNNIFSNDASNNFSEEMETILEKEPVITNNSISSMSSDYAMESEDIKDNSLQSPHTSLLCRTVRIGSYKYVPRERVIISQTGVRFGVPLLEDDKTFVALEVKIQDIVKVLIHFGKAMPVLFFYTSTNTGAMIRELLGMQDPKGPYYDPAGKDHTHKRITLLPEKLSEESKVVLKSLFSRRRLLEELSSKEANDILVRASPKDKLKVQSSSRKENQTGTTTNSNVNGGIQTITVYPPPPAKGGIAINTEDYLCLGEDQFLNDVIIDFYLKYLTLEVLSESDQHRTHVFSSYFYKRLTSPHAQAGESNVPLSPAAKRHARVQKWTKNVNIFEKDFIIIPINEHAHWFLAIICFPGLVGKVFAQPKRCDENDVRKTVQKSKKLKEVKLQAVTIGSTTLKPVTTTVTIDQGDDGSERDEAEGDDEEMEMDSEDDDESENAENKGLSPNVEPNVQQEKETIKVPCILIFDSLAGASRARVVATLRDYLSCEYVAKMGNEKVFSKDTIKGASLKVPQQSNFTDCGLYVLQYVESFFKNPIKDYTLPIKTLKNWFEEIVVTRKREELSKLLINLMIAGKGDRNITIPTVNFPTQDGKLKTKAENQVDIKSAKTDIEDKKKPILDGENRISNNMPNQTENTEPTTEVVSRTTYQIIPYSPCTSSSSSESNSTEMFTETKTPHPRSSSETMSYLKSKRISRLMIKTENQDDSQAAKKHKGESFDSCK is encoded by the exons ATGGCACAATATTATAATTTCGTGACCAATGCCAGTGGTACATTAACACTTGAAGAAGTGCAGAGAATTTGCTCTGTTGAGGGACAAAGTGTACAATTAGTTGTTGAAGACATAAATAATGGTGGTAATGGTTCTCAACAATTTTTGGCTTATACCACTGCACCACAAAACAGCGGGCAACCGATATTTTCACAGCAAATTAATTTAGGGAGTCAAATTTCTGCAACACAATTGGATCAAGG ACAAAACGTTTTTATAATCAAAACAAATTCAAATGAATTAACTTCACCCCAAGGTGTATTAAAAGCTACGACAGTAAATGATAATACTGTAGGAGGGAACATTGTAAACATTGTGGATAATAAAG GTTCCAAAACATTTATAGGTTGTAATAATGATGGACAACAAATACAATGGATAAAAATGCAAGAAAATAGTATTAATGTAAATGCAATTTCAAAACAGAATGCATTGATATCAGAAAAAATTCAAACTGGCAATTTAAATGAAAGTCAAAATAATACTTCTTCACAA aatcTTCTACATGGACTTTGTGAATTATCTTCATCGAATACTGAAATTGTAAAAAGAAAACCACTTAAATCATACCAAAACAGAAATCGATTATCAACAAATAGTGTACAAATAGGAACATCATCCATTGACAGGGTGAATGTAACAAATAACATTGGAAATCAAATACCAAACGCTAATGCGTCTATCAGAGCATCTACACCATTTTGTAATAAAACAATTAGTCCCATTGGACAGAATGTGACACAAATTTCTACACAAGTACATTCTCCTTTGAGTAAAGTTCATAGTAGACCTCAAGCTCCTACCTTGCCAAAAAGTTCCTTAAAAGTGCAACAGCCTAAAATGGAACAAACAAGATTAAAACAAATGCAAAATCAAAGACAGGTACAAAATGATCAAAGATTACAAGGAAATAATATGCAGAGATTATCAAATATTGCTTCACAACCAGTGCAAAGTTCATTAAATAATCCACGGCAACAAACAACTACAAATTCAGTACAACAGAAACAAATGTCATCTTCATCAcaattacaatttcagaaacaaACCACACCGCAAAAATCTCAGTATGAACAATCACCACTTTCACCTCCATCTCAAAATATGCTTAATGCTATGGATGTTGAATCTCTGGAATCTTCATCACTCAGTGAAAAAGATCCAATAAATCAACAAAGTTTTCCTTCACAAACTGATTCAGAAAATGGTTCTACTGAAAGTATCGCTTATCTTGAAAAAGTTATTCATAATCCAACAAATACTAAAGTTCAACCTCAGATACAAGGAAATACTGCAAAAATGTTAGTTATGCTTTCGAATGGTGAACAGAGATTAATTACATTTGACATACCTAACGAAGATTGTACAGTTCAAGATTTACTGGAGCAG GCAAATATTGTATTTTGTGGAAAAACAAGTGTTTCTTTAGTTTCTGATCCTATGTTGGGTATTAATTATATTGTAGAAGCTGGGCCTGGTGCAGTTGCTTCATATGATATGAGTGAAAATGATAGTTCTCAAGATAGTGCAAATACTAATTTAGACAATTCTCATAG TTCGCCAGATGAGAATAGTAATCCTGTACAACAAAATGAG GAACCTATATATATTGAAGGAATGTTGGCTGTCTGTTCCCATTGTGGTATCAGTTCTATTGACTTTAATCGATGTCTAAGATGTAAAAGAAAATTACCCAAAGATGTGAAATCTATATCAATGACAATGGGTAtgcaagaaaagaaagaaacaatgcTAACTATTGAC ACCTTTTACAAGAAAAATAACGAACGAAATTCATCGGCAAAATTAGAGAAATTAGAGCGAGATGGGTCTGTGTATAAAcgtggaagaggaagaggaagaggcggCGTTTCAAGACCAAGGCCTATTCATAAAGAGCCAG AGTGTCTGACAATATCATCTGACGAAGAGGAGGAAggcaaaattaaaaaatcggACGGCTCTAGTAAcaatatattttcaaacgaCGCAAGTAATAATTTTAGTGAAGAAATGGAAACCATTCTTGAGAAGGAACCAGTAATTACGAACAATTCTATTTCTAGCATGAGTTCTGATTATGCTATGGAGAGTGAAGATATTAAAG atAATTCTCTTCAATCTCCACATACTTCTTTGTTGTGTCGAACAGTAAGGATAGGATCTTATAAATATGTTCCTCGAGAGAGAGTCATAATCTCGCAAACTGGAGTAAGATTTGGTGTACCCCTATTAGAAGATG ACAAAACTTTCGTAGCATTAGAAGTTAAAATCCAAGATATAGTAAAAGTGCTAATTCATTTTGGCAAAGCCATGCCAGTGCTTTTCTTTTATACATCTACTAATACTGGAGCTATGATTCGCGAATTATTAGGAATGCAGGATCCAAAAGGGCCATATTATGATCCTGCTGGGAAAG ATCATACACATAAACGGATAACTTTACTACCAGAGAAATTATCCGAAGAATCAAAAGTTGTGCTAAAATCTTTGTTTTCGCGAAGACGCTTGTTAGAAGAATTAAGCTCAAAAGAGGCAAATGATATCCTTGTACGAGCATCGCCGAAAGAT AAGCTAAAAGTACAAAGCTCATCTAGAAAAGAAAATCAAACTGGAACAACAACTAATTCGAATGTCAATGGCGGTATACAGAC GATAACTGTATATCCTCCACCACCTGCAAAAGGTGGTATAGCGATTAATACTGAAGATTATTTATGTCTTGGGGAGGATCAGTTTTTAAACGATGTAATTATAGACTTCTATCTAAAATATTTGACACTGGAGGTGTTATCAGAATCTGATCAACATAGAACTCATGTATTcagttcatatttttataaacgattAACAAGTCCACATGCTCAAGCAGGTGAAAGTAATGTACCTCTTTCACCAGCTGCCAAGAGACATGCAAGAGTACAAAAGTGGACGAAAAACGTTAACATATTTGAAAAAGATTTCATTATAATTCCTATAAATGAACA TGCCCATTGGTTTTTGGCTATTATTTGTTTCCCTGGTTTGGTGGGTAAAGTTTTTGCACAGCCAAAACGATGCGATGAAAATGATGTTCGCAAGACTGtacaaaaaagtaaaaaattaaaggaaGTAAAACTACAAGCTGTCACGATTGGAAGTACAACTCTCAAACCAGTGACAACTACTGTGACTATAGATCAAGGTGATGATGGTTCAGAAAGAGATGAAGCTGAAGGTGATGATGAAGAAATGGAGATGGATAGCGAAGATGAT GATGAATCAGAAAATGCAGAAAATAAAGGTTTATCTCCGAATGTCGAACCAAATGTACAGCAGGAGAAAGAGACTATAAAAGT aCCCTGCATATTAATATTTGACTCTCTTGCGGGGGCAAGTAGAGCACGTGTAGTAGCTACATTAAGAGATTACTTAAGCTGTGAGTATGTTGCAAAAATGGGAAATGAGAAAGTGTTTTCGAAAGATACTATTAAAGGAGCATCGTTGAAAGTTCCTCAGCAATCAAATTTCACTGATTGCGGATTATATGTATTACAATACGTAGAGAGCTTCTTTAAA aatcCCATTAAAGATTATACGTTGCCAATAAAGACACTGAAAAATTGGTTTGAGGAAATAGTAGTAACAAGGAAAAGGGAAGAACTCTCTAAACTATTGATTAACTTAATGATTGCAGGAAAAGGAGATAGAAACATAACAATACCGACTGTAAATTTTCCCACACAAGATGGTAAACTAAAAACTAAGGCTGAGAACCAGGTTGATATAAAATCTGCGAAAACAGATATTGAAGACAAGAAAAAGCCTATATTAGATGGGGAAAATCGTATTAGTAATAATATGCCAAatcaaacagaaaatacagaacCAACTACTGAGGTAGTTAGTAGAACTACATACCAGATCATTCCGTATTCTCCATGTACAAGTTCTAGTTCATCCGAAAGTAATTCAACAGAAATGTTTACTGAGACTAAGACTCCACATCCAAG ATCATCAAGCGAAACAATGTCCTACTTAAAGTCAAAACGGATTTCCAGGTTAATGATAAAAACTGAGAATCAAGATGATTCTCAAGCGGCCAAAAAGCACAAAGGAGAGTCATTTGATTCTTGTAAATAA